TTCCACTTCGTCCCAAACTGATTTGTCACTCAGCGACGCCATCTTGTTTCTGTCTGCCGCGACTTGCTCTGACACCGGAAGATAAAGTTTGCTCTTCCGGAATTCGTAGCATCACTGGAGTTAACGTATGAACTGTGGGGAGCTACGGTGAAGATGACACCAACTGCAAGCTGAAGACGTTTGTGTGTCGATTCCGCGTAAGTTGGCAGGCGTTACATGTTAAGGCATATGTTCGTTTTCTGTGGGTTGGGGCTGCAGCACGTCTAATGTAGTGAATGGCGTTAGCTCTCGTTGCTAACAGTAGCTCATCGGGTAGCCGCCGCCACCTGTGAAGAAAGTATAGATATCTGTTTTCAAACGTAGGGAGTAACAGTAAAACGTcgtcaaaataaatactcaagtaaattgAATAATCTACGTAAGTAACAGTAACGATATAGTTGCGCATTGTTACTTCCCGCCACTCGTTGTAATTGGTCCTATGAAACATTTTCACGCAGGGTCAAACTGTCATAGACAAGAGCTAAAAAAAAGTCCTCTTGGCCAACTTGACCCAGATAAGTGTTTTTCCTGCTGATCAAGCCACTGGAAAGGGCACGCAACTGTTGAGCGTTTGCAACACAAGCGACCGAGCCGGTGTGTGCGTTTCTGTTCTGGGGTGATAACGTGAAGAGGATGGATCAGAACAACAGCATACCAGCCTTTCAGGGGTTGGCCTCCCCTCAGGTAACATCATTTTCAGTAAACAATTAAATGTTACTTTCTCATGTCGTAGAGACTAAGGAATGTATACTCTCTCCCATGTGGCATTATGTTAGTGATAAATATTTTAACTGGCGTACAGTATTTGTGCTGTcctatttttcatgtatttatgtaATGATTTTGCAGGGCGCCATGACACCAGGAATGCCCATCTTCAGTCCCATGATGCCATATGGCTCAGGTCTGACACCTCAACCTGTTCAGAACACAAACACTTTATCTATACTGGAGGAACACCAgcgacagcagcagcagcaacaggcGCAACAAGCACAGCAGGCCAGCGCAGGTAAATGCCACATGATCATTTTTGCGTCCTCCTTGGAgatgtttatttgaacatgaagAATACAAATGTTTTCCCTGCCTGTGGTTAAAGAAGTTCATAACGCTGAGAGGACAAACTTTTCCAGGCCTTCCTGGAACATCGGGGCAGACTCCTCAGCTCTTCCATTCCCAGGCAGTCACAGGTTCAACTACCACAGCGCTCCCTGGGAACACGCCACAGTACAACCCACTGACCCCCATGACCCCCATCACACCGGCCACACCAGCCTCAGAGAGCTCTGGAATTCTGCCACAGCTACAGTATGTTTCCGTCACAAAATCTACAACCAACTATTTTGTCTtcctcaacctttttttttttttttttgccaccatcAGAAACATTGTGTCAACAGTCAACCTAGGCTGTAAACTGGATTTGAAGACCATTGCACTGAGAGCCAGGAATGCAGAATACAACCCCAAGGTAAATCTCACTTCAACTTTAGTGTTGTCGAGCAGTGCTTTTCAACCTCTACTGAGCCTggcatattttacattaggaaaaAATCTCACGGCATACCACcaaatataaatgtttatgtatataaatgtctttattatttgtaataCCCCTTTTGTCAACAtagttacagggatgtgatttttccgctaattcgcggaattccgctttttttatccccccccaaaaaaaaaattccgattattttttttatttttatttttgtagttcattgtgtatgcacatgactccgacagataacatcttctactataacaaagacatttgtggtatgctctaatatgagttacttttcatttgttcatgaaatttgaactcttcaacattatttatgtgttaacttagtaatcacattagttagatatgatgatattctcagtgatagtttttaaaagcaaaggcagtccaatgtttttgaatgtgactgattttgagttgactaaaactgccattttatatgggatagttcaatatacattgaaaatttatgctgttgttttgtctatttctttgtcatgtgagtgcattgaaagtacttaaaaacacggaaaacccatgagctcccagacccctggctaaattttcagataatttcactttggtcaaatcacatccctgtagttATATTGGTTACTCTGCTTTAGCGTTTTGCTGCAGTCATCATGAGAATACGAGAACCCCGCACCACAGCTCTTATTTTTAGCTCTGGGAAGATGGTCTGCACAGGAGCAAAGAGGTAAGAAGAGATTCAGTTCATATATCTCATATATCTTAATGTGAATCTTACATGGAATCTTCTATTGTATTCCCAGTGAGGAGCAGTCGCGGTTAGCGGCGAGGAAATACGCTCGTGTGGTGCAAAAGCTCGGTTTTCCCGCCAAGTTTCTGGACTTCAAGATTCAGAATATGGTGGGCAGCTGCGACGTGAAGTTCCCTATTCGTCTGGAAGGCTTGGTACTCACGCATCAACAGTTCAGCAGGTGCGTTTACTTGttcattatttcatatttattgacatttcattacttttgaaccttatttttattcaaacttggttgttttattttcttgcaGCTATGAACCTGAGTTGTTTCCAGGGTTGATTTATAGAATGATCAAACCCAGAATCGTCTTGCTCATCTTTGTTTCCGGGAAGGTGGTATTAACGGGTAAGATCTCCTCTGGGGATTGAAAAATATGTAGTTTAAAGAGATTGTcaatagggatgcaccgaaatgaatttttttttgactgaaaatgagatATTGCTtggccgaatgccgaaaatgcacatttttgccattttcggccggAAATATTCAGTTGCCGAATATTCGATGCATCACTAATGGTCAACATGTTTCACTGTTCTCATCAGTCATTTAAGTAGAGATTCAAACATTCCATTCCATCAAATTGTTTCTTCTGCATTTGTGTCAAGGTGCAAAGGTGAGAGGTGAAATCTATGAAGCGTTTGAGAACATCTACCCCATCCTGAAAGGTTTCCGCAAGACGACGTAGAATCTTCTTAcccaacatgaaaaaaaaaaagttttctgacCTAACCTTTTACCAGTGAACTGCAGTTTGGGCCGTTGTGCaggtgtggcttttttttttattattattattggtaatTCTATTGACAAAGATGTTCTCACAATCATTTCCACTAGATTATTTTTGTGTCCACACCTGTTTCCACCAGTTTAAAAAGTTTTCAAACCCTTGTACATAAGTGTGAAAGAAAAtgttgactgttttgtttttttattgtcttcaaGCGGTTTTAAAGAGTTTTATACATTGCATTTTGGTTTTAAATCACTTTCTGTTCAGTTATACAGTTGAAgtagtttttttgaatattttttatgtttccgTTTGATATATAGTAGCTGGCAGATGCTGGATTTGTGTGTTACTGTGGAAAACACGTATCAAATCATTCTCCAAGGTTTCTGtatcaaaatattatttaaaccCAACCTTGACAAGTTACAATTTAAATGGTCGAACTGTTAGCATTCTTTTGCGTGATGTCTAGGAATGTTTTCAGTTTGACCTGTAGGCTAAGCGACTACTCAAAAATCACCCATAGCTCTGATTATTGAAAGAAGCATTGTTTGTCAGCCTCTCAAATGCTTCAATTCTATTATACTTTGAATAGTGTGCCTGCACTTGACATGAGCACCCACTCTTAAAATGACAGCAGCTactttttagtttaacattaccAATTTGCTCTTAACGCGTTTCCAAAAGTTAAATACGTTATTTGATATGAAAATGCAGCATTGAAATCTGCCTATGTACAATAAATCTGTACATAATGACTCTTGTGAAAGCttcctttttacattttaaatgaatgcatCTGATGGACAatttgctttattattattattatttaactctCAATAAGCAAGCCTCTAACACAGCAAACTGCACTTATTTTAACTATGATGTATGTGCATCTTCTGTTTGGGACTTACTGGAAAATGCAGGTAAATTCATATAGCAAGATAAGGCACACGTTCTTATGTTCTTTTCACTAATCTTTAACTCGGTAAAGCTGTACAAACAGTATAGATACCTACTtagcagttgggtcaaaatgcaTGGTAGATACTtgaatggaaaaagaaaaactgccataaaaaatattagtggTAATGGTAACTGAACTTTCATTCTTGTGTCATGTGACCACGCATTAAGCTGCAACACAAACAATTTTGTTATATGCCGTTCATAACGTCAAAGCGTATGCTGGTACTAGCTGTGTGGGGAAATAAGGTGCCAATATAATTAAATGAATATTAGCCAAGGCCATGGAGATATTATGGTTGTTTAATTTGACTTTGCTGGTCTGTGCTGAAGTCCTGCTTCCAAATGAACTCATGGCAGTATTGATCGCCTTGATTACAGCTGACGGAGCAGGTGTATATAGCCAGAGTCCCCCAGTCAATACTGGCACCTGTGGAGTCCACACGCAGACTGTTCAACAACTGGGGCATCACCttcaaaagcacacacaaaaccaAAGATGAGAATTGGAAGGGGTCAATGAACAACtttataaacttaaaaaaagagaaaaaaaacctgaaactCAAAAGTCCTCTTGGCACCACAGGTGCATGCTGGGATATCTATAACTGAAGGGATGTGCTGCGAAGAAACCCACAAAGGTGAGCCGCCCCGACTGTAGCGTAACACCTGTACggacagcaaaaaacaaacaaacactgtaGCCTTTTTCCTAACATAACTGCAGTCATTGCAATGAGTTTTAAACCTGCTGCGGCTCAGGTGCAATCTTCTTTTTAAAGCGCTGGAAAAATTTGTTGTCCTCAGTCTCATGCATAGCCATCTCCTCAAGTTCCGTCTCCGCTagcactaaaataaaacacaaatacatcattgtggaatgttaaaaaatagttttgctttatttacacTACTTAGCATAGTCACGGCTTGTGATGCAATATGGTCACTCAACTCGTTTTGCTATTacagttgttaaaaataaataaaataaaacaaaaaatcaatgtCTGAACATTCCTTGTAAATTCATGGCTTAAGGTTGAAACTGCGCCACTCCaagtccactagatggcagaaaatAGTTAAGCTGTGTACACACTAGTTGCCAATCATGCAAAAGAATAATAAATTGCTATTTTAAACTAAGCATGCCCAGATTAAATACTGTTtagtaaaatttgaaaataaatggagaCTAGTGTTGAGAAACACAAAAATCTGAAACATGACCTACGCCACATTTTTAATACAAGAGTATAAAATTGTTTACTTTCTGCCAAGGAGGGACAGTCAGCACTGGTCTGAGTGGCGGCCGTCTCAACATC
This portion of the Vanacampus margaritifer isolate UIUO_Vmar chromosome 4, RoL_Vmar_1.0, whole genome shotgun sequence genome encodes:
- the tbp gene encoding TATA-box-binding protein, producing MDQNNSIPAFQGLASPQGAMTPGMPIFSPMMPYGSGLTPQPVQNTNTLSILEEHQRQQQQQQAQQAQQASAGLPGTSGQTPQLFHSQAVTGSTTTALPGNTPQYNPLTPMTPITPATPASESSGILPQLQNIVSTVNLGCKLDLKTIALRARNAEYNPKRFAAVIMRIREPRTTALIFSSGKMVCTGAKSEEQSRLAARKYARVVQKLGFPAKFLDFKIQNMVGSCDVKFPIRLEGLVLTHQQFSSYEPELFPGLIYRMIKPRIVLLIFVSGKVVLTGAKVRGEIYEAFENIYPILKGFRKTT